From Pelosinus fermentans DSM 17108, the proteins below share one genomic window:
- a CDS encoding lysylphosphatidylglycerol synthase transmembrane domain-containing protein: MIKFYQRLILLLLFVGSISSIVIYFTVDIHTLRHLDSFQPWSLALAFVFLIIGLYFDGIRLMHLVSISGEKIRLIEAVHVVFGNYFLALLTPGAAGGAVAQVMFLRKAGVPTGKATVLIVVRTLLSIIFLVLCLPVIFYYDPEIMPGLSDDILTICFASLIAIILGLIWLFRTSLPYYWLVALTKKFSHRNRRRIFLLYRDVRGAVFMLSSSPLSMGKVFIESAVSLLALYSVVPILFMGMGITVNIPQIMGRMILLNILLYFAPTPGGSGIAEGGFVLLFSGFLPSGTVGIVAVAWRIIVEYLPFVIGLYFTIKVFGHRFLANHVK, encoded by the coding sequence ATGATTAAGTTTTATCAACGGCTGATTCTCTTATTACTGTTCGTAGGTAGTATTTCCAGCATTGTAATCTATTTTACTGTTGATATTCATACCTTACGCCACCTTGATAGTTTTCAGCCTTGGTCTTTAGCTTTAGCTTTTGTTTTCTTAATAATCGGTTTATACTTTGATGGAATTCGTCTTATGCATCTTGTATCCATTTCAGGGGAAAAGATTCGTCTGATTGAAGCTGTTCATGTTGTCTTTGGAAATTATTTTTTGGCTCTCCTAACGCCTGGAGCTGCAGGTGGTGCAGTAGCGCAGGTCATGTTTTTGCGAAAAGCAGGAGTACCTACTGGTAAAGCGACTGTATTAATAGTTGTTAGAACATTGTTATCTATTATTTTTTTAGTGCTTTGCCTACCAGTTATTTTTTATTATGATCCAGAGATTATGCCAGGTCTTTCAGATGATATCCTTACAATTTGTTTTGCCTCACTTATTGCCATTATTCTAGGTTTGATTTGGTTATTTCGTACTAGTTTGCCTTACTATTGGTTAGTGGCACTTACAAAGAAATTTAGTCATCGGAATCGTCGTCGGATTTTTCTTCTCTATCGTGACGTTAGAGGTGCTGTATTCATGCTATCATCTTCCCCTTTAAGCATGGGGAAAGTATTTATTGAATCAGCTGTCAGTTTACTAGCTTTATATAGTGTTGTACCAATATTGTTTATGGGAATGGGCATAACAGTTAATATCCCCCAAATTATGGGGAGGATGATTTTGTTAAACATTTTACTTTACTTTGCTCCCACACCAGGAGGATCTGGTATTGCTGAAGGCGGATTTGTTCTTTTATTTAGTGGCTTTCTACCATCAGGAACTGTAGGGATAGTGGCTGTAGCCTGGCGAATTATTGTCGAGTATCTCCCCTTTGTTATTGGTTTATATTTTACCATTAAAGTGTTTGGACATAGATTTTTAGCCAATCATGTTAAATAG